The genomic window TATTCTTATCATTCTATCATATTATTGAATTTTTGCACAATGAAAAATTATTAATGGTCGCGTTTAGTTTTCTTAGGTATTGCTTTGAAGAAGTAAAACAATCAGCTAATTATATTATTTAATTACTAAACTAACCCGCCCTTCCTTGTTATTGTCATTTTTATTCATTACCATTTTATCATATTATTGAATTTTTGCACAATGAAAAATTATTAATTTTATTAAATTTTAACTAATATTTTTACTTACTTAAATGTAATATATTTATTTGTATATACAATTCTACCTTTATTAATTCAACTATCATCATTTTTCTTATTATATTTATTTCATAATGAACTTTTATATATTTCTTTTCTGATTGCTATTTCTGAATTAATATTTTCATTAATGTAATGTAATACATTTAATTTGTTTAAATTTGCCATTCTTAAATGTAATAGGTTATTTAAATTCTTATGATTATATATTTTTGCTCCATATCCTAATTGTTGTTTTACTAAATGTGATACATCACTTTCAATGCTGCAACCGATATTTCATTCTAAATTTTGATGATGAATACCTTGCTTATTATTATTGAAATAATTACTAGCCTTCCTTAACTTTGTTTTAATATCTTTATTTAATTCATTTTTAACAACATTACGAATGTTTTTGATTAATTCTTGATGATTTCCATCCTTATATAATTTAATTCAACTATTTAGTGTTACTTTGCGATTTTCAAAAATAATATTAAATGCAGTTTGTTTTAATTTTTTAATAGCATGATAACCATCTAAAATATATCTAACATTACCAAAACTATTGGCAATTTCTCTAATTCAAGTATCACCATCGCCACAAACAATTATTTTGTCATAATTAATATTTACATAATGTTTTTGTAATTCCTTAATTAATAAATCACGATAATTCATCGTATTTATTCGTTTACCAACTTTTAACATTAGAAAATGACCTCGTTTGTTTTCTAATTCTCTACGAGCATTTTTGTAATTTTTTTCTTTATGTCCGGTATGAAAAGTAACTAAACGAATTCTTTGGTCTTGTTTAACTTTCTGATCTAATGTCGCCAAAAATGTTTCATCTAGTTGAATATATAAATTCTTATTTTTGACATCAATTCTAGTTTTAGTTTCTTTTTCTGCTAGTTGAAAATATTCGGCAATATCGTATTTATTTAAAATATTTGAAATACTACCTTTTGAAATATAACAATGATTTAGAGCATCTAAAACATCACGATAGCGTTTACCATCACCCAGAAGACTTAAAACTTTAAATTGGACATCAAAATAAATGCGTTGTTTAGGTAATAGGCCAATTTCTTTATCTAACAAACATACATATTCAAATTTACCTGATTTTTGATTTCAATATTTATATCGGCGTCGTTTAAAAATAACATCACCAAAAATTGTAATAATTGTTCTTGTTGCAAAATGAACTACTTTATAACCTTGTTTTAACCGATAATGATGTAAATATAGGTATTCATCTAATTTTTCGTATTCATTAGCTAGTTGTTCACATTTGTTGGTGTACATATTTTTATGGGTTGTAAATAAGTTTAATCAATGCTTATTTTCTGGGGTTTTTAAATTATTATTAATTTCTAACATAGAAAAACCACCTTTCTTGGTATTAATTTTAATAAAGTTTAATTTGGTTTGATTATTTTTTTGTTTTAATGATAATTTTTTCTAGAATTAGTATTCAATATTCTGAAAAAATGATAGAAATTCTTATTTAATTATTTATAATTAATTTGTATTAATTAAATTTTATAAATTTAAGAAAGGGTCGAGTGATTACTATAAAAATTTATTAATTAGCAAAAATTCATGAAAAGGATTTAATTAATATGAAAAAATTACTTAGTTTATTAAGTACAATAACAATAGCAGGAAGCGGAATGTCGGGCATTGTTGCCAATAGTCCGTATCCAACTCCAACACAAGAAAAAATAGAAAATATAAATAATAAAAGACAAAAACGAAGCAATAATGAAAATAATAAAATAAATAGAACAAAAATTGTTATTAAAACAGGTGGGCACATTTTTTCTTCGGGTGTGGTTTTCAACAGTAAATTATATTTTGGTTCATGAGATGGTAATGTTTATGAGTATGATCCAGCAACAGGACAACAAAAAATTGTTATTAAAGCAAATAGTATTGTTTTTTCTTCGGGTGTAGTTTTCAACA from Spiroplasma endosymbiont of Agriotes lineatus includes these protein-coding regions:
- a CDS encoding Mbov_0401 family ICE element transposase-like protein is translated as MLEINNNLKTPENKHWLNLFTTHKNMYTNKCEQLANEYEKLDEYLYLHHYRLKQGYKVVHFATRTIITIFGDVIFKRRRYKYWNQKSGKFEYVCLLDKEIGLLPKQRIYFDVQFKVLSLLGDGKRYRDVLDALNHCYISKGSISNILNKYDIAEYFQLAEKETKTRIDVKNKNLYIQLDETFLATLDQKVKQDQRIRLVTFHTGHKEKNYKNARRELENKRGHFLMLKVGKRINTMNYRDLLIKELQKHYVNINYDKIIVCGDGDTWIREIANSFGNVRYILDGYHAIKKLKQTAFNIIFENRKVTLNSWIKLYKDGNHQELIKNIRNVVKNELNKDIKTKLRKASNYFNNNKQGIHHQNLEWNIGCSIESDVSHLVKQQLGYGAKIYNHKNLNNLLHLRMANLNKLNVLHYINENINSEIAIRKEIYKSSLWNKYNKKNDDSWINKGRIVYTNKYITFK